From the genome of Cytobacillus firmus, one region includes:
- a CDS encoding FAD/NAD(P)-binding protein → MVYDWIVVGGGIQGTAIAAFLVKNNKVSPGKLRIIDPHKMPLVQWTKNTEKIGMKFLRSPFVHHLDVDPFSLRNFAANHQWKKSEFYGMYKRPSLEIFNEHSQSLFQDLGLGESWHQGFVTGIDRENEDWIISVDEGDRLKSKNVVLALSINDQLYFPEWADSIMNEQNLLFHIFDEAADFSALQPPISVVGGGITAAHTAIKLSALYPGQVTLIKRHPFRVCDFDSDPGWLGPKYQKNYQRIQDYSERREVIKKARNRGSLPSELFHKLRKLENDKKLKITDGEITTVKESENKELILSVDTKEVKAHSIVLATGFRPSRPGGSWLESAIEKFALPCAKCGYPIVSQSLEWCPHLYVMGPLAELEIGPIARNISGARQAAERIVRSV, encoded by the coding sequence ATGGTCTATGATTGGATCGTAGTAGGAGGCGGCATTCAAGGGACTGCCATTGCAGCCTTCTTAGTTAAGAATAATAAGGTATCACCAGGTAAGCTGCGTATTATAGACCCGCATAAAATGCCATTAGTTCAGTGGACTAAAAATACAGAAAAGATTGGCATGAAATTTCTTCGCTCTCCATTTGTCCATCATCTCGATGTCGATCCGTTTAGCTTAAGGAATTTTGCAGCGAATCACCAATGGAAAAAAAGTGAGTTCTATGGGATGTATAAAAGGCCTTCGCTTGAGATTTTTAATGAGCATAGTCAATCACTTTTCCAGGATCTCGGGCTGGGGGAGAGCTGGCATCAGGGATTTGTAACCGGCATCGACAGGGAAAACGAGGATTGGATTATAAGCGTAGACGAAGGAGATCGTCTAAAATCCAAAAATGTCGTTCTGGCGTTAAGCATAAACGATCAGCTATATTTCCCCGAATGGGCAGATTCTATTATGAATGAGCAGAATCTGCTGTTTCACATTTTTGATGAAGCTGCCGATTTTTCTGCATTGCAGCCTCCAATTTCCGTTGTTGGAGGAGGCATTACAGCCGCGCATACTGCCATTAAGCTTTCAGCGCTTTATCCTGGTCAAGTCACTTTAATAAAAAGACATCCGTTTAGAGTGTGTGATTTTGACAGTGATCCGGGCTGGCTGGGACCCAAGTATCAAAAAAACTATCAGCGAATCCAGGATTACTCAGAGCGAAGGGAAGTCATCAAGAAGGCAAGAAACCGGGGATCACTGCCGTCTGAATTATTTCATAAGCTTCGAAAGCTTGAAAATGACAAAAAGCTGAAGATTACAGATGGGGAAATCACCACCGTGAAGGAGAGCGAAAACAAGGAGCTGATCCTTTCAGTGGACACGAAGGAAGTCAAAGCGCATTCGATTGTTTTGGCGACCGGGTTCAGACCATCCAGACCTGGCGGAAGCTGGCTGGAGAGTGCCATTGAAAAGTTTGCTCTGCCGTGTGCGAAGTGCGGATACCCGATCGTCAGCCAATCACTGGAATGGTGTCCGCACTTATATGTCATGGGTCCGTTAGCAGAACTGGAGATTGGGCCAATTGCCCGAAATATCTCCGGTGCGCGCCAGGCGGCAGAAAGAATCGTCAGAAGTGTTTAA
- a CDS encoding TetR/AcrR family transcriptional regulator gives MKPEKQERIINAAMKEFVKSGYEKASTNEIVKDAQISKGSLFNYFSNKKDLYFFLIQNAVNIIEQIYVEIDMNERDIFERISQVGFIKLNIQKKYPLVFDFLKSLLEEDAQDVKSDINQLLANIQKDGFKRIYENIDWSKLREEIEPEKAMNILNWTMTGFAELQIAKIKSFEDIGIELFNEWDSYKEILKHCFYKNGEE, from the coding sequence TTGAAACCCGAAAAACAGGAACGAATTATCAATGCAGCCATGAAAGAATTTGTAAAGAGCGGTTATGAGAAGGCTTCTACAAATGAAATAGTAAAGGATGCACAAATAAGTAAAGGCTCATTGTTCAACTATTTCAGCAATAAAAAGGATTTGTACTTCTTTTTAATTCAGAATGCAGTAAACATTATTGAACAAATCTATGTTGAAATAGACATGAATGAAAGGGACATTTTTGAAAGAATCAGTCAGGTGGGGTTCATTAAATTAAACATTCAAAAGAAATATCCCCTTGTATTTGATTTCTTGAAATCGCTGCTTGAAGAAGATGCTCAGGATGTGAAATCGGATATAAATCAGCTGCTGGCAAACATTCAAAAAGATGGCTTCAAAAGAATCTACGAAAATATCGACTGGTCAAAGCTTCGGGAGGAGATAGAACCTGAAAAAGCGATGAATATCCTGAATTGGACCATGACGGGTTTCGCAGAACTGCAAATCGCGAAAATCAAGTCATTTGAGGATATCGGTATCGAGCTTTTTAACGAATGGGACAGCTATAAAGAAATTTTAAAGCACTGTTTTTATAAAAATGGGGAGGAATGA
- the rpsN gene encoding 30S ribosomal protein S14, translating to MAKKSKVAKEIKRQKLVLKYAELRRELKEKGDYDALRKLPRDSSPTRLKNRCQVTGRPRGYLRKFKMSRIAFREFAHKGQVPGVKKSSW from the coding sequence TTGGCAAAAAAATCAAAAGTGGCGAAGGAGATTAAAAGGCAGAAGCTAGTCTTAAAATATGCTGAATTACGAAGGGAACTCAAGGAGAAGGGTGACTATGATGCGTTAAGGAAGCTTCCAAGGGACTCATCACCGACACGCCTGAAAAATCGCTGCCAGGTAACTGGAAGACCTCGGGGATATCTCCGCAAATTTAAAATGTCCCGAATCGCATTCAGGGAATTTGCTCATAAAGGACAGGTTCCGGGAGTTAAGAAATCAAGCTGGTAA
- a CDS encoding amidase — translation MEKSHNKFIVFFTALVMALGLYAAPAGAVSNSASPVAERVLSVEIEEATIFELQHAMQKEGLTSEELVQFYLNQIEEYDDSINSIITVDENVLEEAKKLDKERKAGKVRGPLHGIPVILKDNYDTYDMQTTAGSLSLEGSIPLKDAYQTKRLRDQGAIILGKANLHEFAFGFQTISSLGGQTYNPYDLTRYPGGSSGGTAAAVASNFATVGLGTDTGGSIRIPSSFNNLVGLRPTMGLASRDGIIPLALSQDVGGPLGRTVEDVAVVLDAIAGYDPADPVTEASIGKVPKTYTHYLKKNGLKKARIGVIRDLFGNDPEVNKVMDQVIADMEALGAEVFEVTVPSLRPILSYPSLSGFEFKFQLNDYLASLGPDAPVRTLADIIESGKFHPSLESGLKSRNERESLENDEEYQDIITHRPKLARESLMVTFNEHDLDALLYPTSSALPAQVGNSQGAGNANRLSPYSGFPAISVPAGFSDNGLPVGLELLGKEFDEPTLIKLAYAYQEGTNHRKAPELK, via the coding sequence ATGGAAAAGTCGCATAACAAGTTTATAGTTTTCTTCACTGCTCTAGTAATGGCTTTGGGTCTGTACGCAGCTCCAGCAGGTGCTGTTTCTAATTCAGCGAGTCCCGTCGCTGAAAGAGTTTTATCTGTTGAGATAGAGGAAGCGACGATATTTGAATTACAGCATGCGATGCAGAAGGAGGGATTAACCTCTGAGGAATTGGTTCAGTTCTATCTCAATCAAATTGAGGAGTACGATGACAGCATTAACTCAATCATTACAGTTGACGAAAATGTATTAGAAGAAGCGAAAAAACTTGATAAAGAGCGCAAAGCGGGCAAAGTTCGAGGTCCCTTGCATGGAATTCCGGTTATATTAAAAGACAACTATGATACATACGATATGCAAACTACTGCAGGATCCCTGTCACTTGAAGGTTCCATCCCTCTAAAGGATGCATATCAAACAAAAAGATTAAGAGATCAAGGTGCAATCATCTTAGGGAAAGCGAACCTGCATGAATTTGCTTTCGGATTCCAAACAATTAGTTCTCTTGGCGGACAAACCTATAATCCATATGATTTAACAAGATACCCAGGTGGTTCAAGCGGTGGTACAGCAGCTGCGGTTGCTTCCAACTTTGCAACTGTCGGATTAGGGACAGACACTGGCGGGTCCATCCGAATACCTTCGTCCTTTAATAACCTGGTTGGACTTCGCCCTACTATGGGACTTGCCAGCCGCGATGGAATCATTCCACTTGCACTATCACAGGATGTCGGCGGACCGCTAGGACGTACGGTTGAAGATGTGGCTGTCGTGCTCGATGCAATTGCAGGCTATGACCCGGCAGATCCAGTTACTGAAGCCAGTATCGGAAAAGTTCCAAAAACCTATACTCATTATCTTAAGAAAAATGGATTAAAGAAAGCTCGGATAGGCGTTATTCGCGACCTGTTTGGGAATGATCCTGAAGTCAATAAAGTGATGGATCAAGTGATTGCAGACATGGAAGCCCTTGGAGCAGAAGTGTTCGAGGTAACAGTTCCCAGTCTCCGACCAATTCTTTCTTATCCAAGCTTAAGCGGATTTGAATTTAAATTTCAGTTAAATGATTATTTGGCTAGCCTTGGGCCGGATGCACCTGTAAGAACGTTAGCAGATATTATCGAAAGCGGGAAATTCCATCCAAGCTTGGAAAGTGGATTAAAATCCCGAAATGAAAGAGAATCATTAGAAAATGATGAGGAATACCAAGACATTATTACCCATCGTCCTAAATTGGCAAGAGAAAGCTTAATGGTAACCTTTAATGAACATGATCTTGATGCACTTCTCTATCCAACTTCGAGTGCTCTACCGGCACAGGTGGGCAATAGTCAGGGTGCAGGGAATGCTAATCGCTTAAGTCCTTATTCAGGATTCCCTGCAATCTCGGTCCCTGCTGGCTTCAGTGACAACGGCCTTCCAGTAGGGCTCGAGCTGCTTGGAAAAGAATTTGACGAGCCAACATTGATTAAACTAGCCTACGCTTATCAAGAAGGAACTAACCATCGAAAAGCGCCCGAACTAAAATAA
- a CDS encoding ABC transporter permease, which produces MAGNHLEKTVFLSKFIFRLDRLRIPIWVLALTFFTIIVPTAFKGLYNSQQERDAMAQTMANPAMTAMTGPADLSNYTVGVMTAHQMLLMTAAVTGLMSILLVARHTRADEEDGRLELLRSLPVGRLSYLNATLLTVSAACIGLALINGFGLYALGIESMDLEGSLLYGAALGSAGIFFAGVTAVFAQASDSSRGTIGYSIAVLLISYLFRAITDISNESLSWLSPLAWVTKAEVYDSNNWWPIVLMVAAAIVLFSVANYLNAIRDLDRGFFPSMPGKKYASRFLQSPIGLALRLQRTGIISWAIGMFVLGASYGSVLGDLESFFADNEAMKQLLKPTAGVSLVEQFIPMLMIVISLMATIPPVMAMNKLRGEEKKERIVHLLSRAVSRTKLLGSYFVISVINGFLMISLAALGLWSAGTSVVEGGLSFGMIFGAALSYYPAMLVMISLAVFLIGFLPKFTGFIWLYVLYSFIVLYLGGLFQFSDWIGSLSPFGHVPQAPIEEFSIIPLLSLCGSAAVLALAGFIGFNRRDIEQ; this is translated from the coding sequence ATGGCAGGCAATCATTTGGAGAAAACCGTTTTCCTTTCAAAATTTATTTTCCGGCTGGACCGATTGCGTATCCCAATATGGGTGCTGGCACTTACTTTTTTCACGATAATCGTTCCAACAGCCTTTAAGGGATTATACAATTCCCAGCAGGAAAGGGATGCGATGGCACAGACGATGGCCAACCCGGCGATGACAGCCATGACTGGTCCCGCGGATTTAAGCAATTATACCGTTGGTGTCATGACAGCCCATCAGATGCTTTTAATGACAGCTGCTGTGACCGGTTTAATGAGCATCCTGCTGGTTGCGCGGCATACCAGGGCTGATGAAGAGGATGGTCGCCTGGAATTGCTCCGTTCGCTGCCTGTAGGGCGCCTATCCTATTTAAATGCAACCCTGCTTACAGTATCGGCAGCTTGCATCGGATTGGCTTTGATTAATGGATTCGGCCTTTATGCTCTTGGAATTGAAAGCATGGATCTCGAAGGCTCATTGCTTTATGGTGCTGCATTAGGGTCGGCGGGTATTTTTTTCGCAGGTGTAACAGCCGTTTTTGCTCAAGCTTCAGATAGTTCACGGGGAACAATTGGTTATTCAATAGCCGTACTTCTTATATCTTATCTTTTTAGAGCTATCACAGACATCAGCAATGAATCATTGTCCTGGCTTTCACCGCTCGCGTGGGTTACCAAAGCAGAAGTCTATGACTCTAATAATTGGTGGCCTATTGTCTTAATGGTTGCTGCAGCCATAGTTCTTTTTTCGGTCGCGAATTATTTGAACGCTATTCGGGATCTGGATCGGGGATTCTTTCCATCCATGCCCGGAAAAAAATATGCATCCCGCTTTTTGCAGAGTCCAATCGGCCTTGCGTTAAGATTGCAGCGGACCGGCATCATTTCATGGGCAATAGGCATGTTTGTGCTGGGGGCCTCTTACGGTTCAGTATTAGGGGATCTGGAATCATTTTTCGCCGATAATGAAGCCATGAAGCAGCTCCTAAAGCCAACAGCAGGAGTATCATTAGTGGAGCAATTCATTCCGATGCTGATGATTGTAATTTCACTGATGGCAACGATTCCTCCAGTGATGGCCATGAATAAACTTCGAGGTGAAGAGAAGAAGGAACGAATTGTTCATCTATTAAGCAGAGCCGTTTCTCGGACCAAACTGTTAGGCAGCTATTTCGTTATTTCTGTCATTAATGGATTTCTCATGATTTCGCTGGCAGCCCTCGGACTATGGTCTGCGGGTACTTCTGTGGTTGAAGGCGGCTTATCTTTTGGAATGATCTTTGGGGCAGCATTGTCCTATTATCCAGCTATGCTGGTCATGATCAGCCTGGCCGTCTTTCTGATTGGATTCCTGCCAAAGTTCACAGGTTTCATTTGGCTTTATGTTTTATATTCTTTTATTGTGCTGTATTTAGGAGGTTTATTCCAATTCTCTGACTGGATCGGCAGCCTTTCTCCTTTTGGCCATGTTCCTCAGGCACCGATTGAGGAATTTTCGATTATCCCGCTGCTGTCATTATGTGGGTCTGCCGCGGTGCTGGCGTTAGCCGGGTTTATTGGGTTTAATAGACGGGATATTGAGCAGTAA
- the rpmG gene encoding 50S ribosomal protein L33 — protein MRVNITLACTETGDRNYITTKNKRNNPDRIELMKYSPRLKKRTLHRETK, from the coding sequence ATGAGAGTTAACATCACACTTGCTTGTACAGAAACCGGGGACAGAAATTATATTACCACCAAAAACAAACGGAACAACCCTGATAGGATTGAATTAATGAAGTATTCACCACGTTTAAAAAAACGTACTTTGCACCGTGAGACTAAGTAA
- a CDS encoding type B 50S ribosomal protein L31 produces MKESIHPDYHKVVFMDSNSGFKFLTGSTKTASETIQWEDGNTYPLIKVEVSSDTHPFYTGVQKFTDRGGRTERFMKRYNMKEK; encoded by the coding sequence ATGAAGGAAAGTATTCATCCGGATTATCATAAAGTGGTATTCATGGATAGTAACAGCGGCTTTAAATTTTTGACAGGATCAACAAAAACAGCAAGTGAAACAATACAGTGGGAAGATGGAAACACCTACCCATTGATCAAGGTGGAAGTAAGCTCAGATACTCACCCGTTTTACACCGGAGTTCAGAAATTTACTGATCGCGGCGGGCGTACAGAACGATTTATGAAGAGATACAACATGAAAGAAAAGTAA
- a CDS encoding ABC transporter ATP-binding protein has translation MSLLKVTSLTKKFGKFTALDGVNLELDKGEVLGFIGPNGAGKSTTIRVLLGILKATNGEVKIFSKDAWQDAVDIHKRVAYVPGDVNLWPNLTGGEVIDLFIKLNGTANKAKREELIEKFDLDPSKKCRTYSKGNRQKVALVAAFSSDADLFILDEPTSGLDPLMEKVFQECVMDVKRQGKSVLLSSHILSEVEKLCDRVSIIRQGKIIESGTLSELRHLTRTQMLVDTKLPITGLNELKGIHDIEESKHGMTFQVDTTEMDAVIKHISPFGIIRLESAPPTLEDLFMRHYEGEKDAGGVR, from the coding sequence ATGAGCCTTTTAAAAGTAACCAGCCTGACAAAGAAATTCGGCAAATTTACGGCATTGGATGGGGTAAATCTTGAGTTGGATAAAGGTGAAGTACTGGGCTTCATCGGACCCAATGGCGCGGGCAAGTCAACCACCATCCGGGTGTTATTGGGAATTTTAAAGGCGACAAATGGGGAAGTAAAGATATTCAGCAAGGACGCATGGCAGGATGCTGTAGACATTCATAAAAGGGTGGCATATGTGCCTGGTGATGTGAATTTATGGCCGAACTTAACAGGCGGTGAGGTTATTGATTTATTTATAAAATTGAACGGAACTGCCAATAAGGCAAAACGTGAGGAGTTAATAGAGAAGTTTGATTTGGATCCGTCCAAGAAGTGCCGAACCTACTCTAAAGGGAACAGGCAAAAGGTTGCTCTGGTTGCGGCGTTTTCCTCTGATGCTGACCTGTTCATTCTGGATGAGCCGACATCAGGACTCGATCCCTTGATGGAAAAGGTTTTTCAGGAATGTGTGATGGATGTTAAAAGACAAGGAAAGAGCGTTCTTCTGTCCAGTCACATCTTATCGGAGGTAGAAAAGCTGTGCGATCGGGTAAGCATAATCCGTCAAGGTAAGATTATTGAATCGGGTACATTAAGTGAACTTCGCCACTTAACCCGGACTCAAATGCTTGTTGATACGAAGCTGCCGATTACAGGCTTGAATGAACTGAAAGGCATCCATGACATTGAAGAAAGTAAACACGGGATGACGTTTCAGGTCGATACAACAGAAATGGATGCTGTGATCAAGCATATTTCTCCATTTGGCATTATCAGGCTGGAAAGTGCCCCGCCAACATTGGAGGATTTATTTATGCGCCATTATGAAGGGGAAAAGGATGCAGGAGGTGTCCGCTGA